A single Epinephelus fuscoguttatus linkage group LG13, E.fuscoguttatus.final_Chr_v1 DNA region contains:
- the tbc1d4 gene encoding TBC1 domain family member 4 isoform X4: MYQLSRLLHDYHRELYNHLEEHEICPSLYAAPWFLTLFASQFPLNFVSRIFDFVFVQGTGVIFKVALCLLSSHEGEIVECDSFESIVDYLKTTLPALTQTQMEQTIAKVMEMDISKQLHAYEVEYHVLQDELLESGPLSDDSERLDKLEKTNVQLKKQNMDLLEKLQAARQKIQTLETSVENFLSRESKMKHMIRSLEQERAAYQKTIERMRSCLPPDALTDVEMTQIKTGPNGKAKTAAKKP, from the exons ATGTACCAGCTCTCCAGGCTCTTACACGACTACCACCGCGAGTTGTACAATCACCTGGAGGAGCACGAGATCTGCCCCAGTCTCTACGCAGCGCCGTGGTTCCTCACTCTCTTCGCCTCACAGTTCCCCCTCAACTTTGTGTCTCGCATCTTTG ATTTTGTATTCGTCCAAGGGACCGGGGTGATCTTCAAAGTGGCCCTCTGTCTGCTGAGCAGCCATGAGGGGGAGATAGTGGAGTGCGACAGCTTTGAGAGCATCGTGGACTACCTGAAAACTACACTTCCCGCCCTCACTCAGACACAGATGGAGCAGACCATTGCAAAG GTGATGGAGATGGACATCTCCAAGCAGCTGCATGCGTACGAGGTGGAGTACCACGTCCTGCAGGACGAGCTGTTAGAGTCTGGACCGTTGTCTGATGACTCGGAGCGGCTCGACAAACTAGAAAAGACAAATGTGCAGTTGAAGAAACAGAACATGGACCTGCTGGAAAAACTTCAG GCTGCGCGGCAGAAGATCCAGACACTGGAGACGAGCGTGGAGAACTTCCTTTCTCGGGAGAGCAAAATGAAGCACATGATTCGCTCTCTGGAGCAGGAGAGGGCAGCTTACCAGAAGACCATTGAACGCATGCGCTCATGCCTTCCCCCTGACGCCCTGACAGATGTGGAGATGACCCAGATCAAAACAGGACCCAACGGGAAAGCCAAAACTGCAGCCAAGAAGCCCTGA